The following proteins come from a genomic window of Salvia hispanica cultivar TCC Black 2014 chromosome 4, UniMelb_Shisp_WGS_1.0, whole genome shotgun sequence:
- the LOC125219367 gene encoding protein FAM133-like, which yields MGKNQAYKAMQRSRLGSSSAAPDEVEDGMVDGSFHSPEWHAARLASLKTSHTITWEEYKKKQKEEEMRRGELEADKDKMMREYRAQLDAERSRKLAQGKNHSSSKSKRKRDKDRDSKKHSSKKRKRSKRSSDSSCSSSSEISSCDDDERESKRSKSKSRRSKKEKKRRSRSKHSSSENEEVDGPLPLSRFFGSVKS from the exons atgggaaaaaatcaAGCGTACAAAGCGATGCAAAGATCTCGGCTTGGCTCGAGCTCCGCTGCGCCGGACGAGGTTGAAGATGGCATG GTGGATGGTTCATTTCATTCACCAGAATGGCATGCTGCTCGTTTGGCAAGTCTCAAAACTTCTCATACAATTACGTGGGAGGAGTacaaaaagaagcaaaag GAGGAAGAAATGAGAAGGGGCGAGTTGGAAGCGGATAAAGACAAGATGATGAGAGAGTATAGGGCTCAGCTAGATGCTGAAAGATCACGTAAACTTGCACAAGGGAAAAACCACTCCAGCAGCAAATCCAAGCGCAAAAGGG ATAAGGACAGAGACTCAAAGAAACATAGCAGCAAGAAACGGAAG CGTTCGAAGAGATCTTCAGATTCTAGTTGTAGCTCCTCATCAGAAATATCTAGCTGTGATGATGACGAGAGAGAGTCAAAGCGATCAAAGTCGAAGTCGAGGCGGAgcaagaaagagaagaagcGGCGCTCAAGATCAAAGCACTCGAGCAGTGAAAATGAAGAAGTTGACGGCCCTCTG